A single region of the Candidatus Stygibacter australis genome encodes:
- a CDS encoding right-handed parallel beta-helix repeat-containing protein yields the protein MKKGLFFLIIMSGLFLLAETIYVPDDYPAIQEAINASEDSDLVLVSPGTYFENISFFGKAITVASLYYTTQEPGYISDTVINGGGASHVVCFENGETPESVLTGFTITNGNASCGGGIHCEYSSPVITDLIITGNSADTYMGGGIHIINDSNVQIENVVIENNFADHEGGGIYINNNCEVNLVGVTIRDNDAYWFGGGIKISNSSLHLEDVNIQGNFAPEKGGGICCYAETELTFSTDNRSSVFNNHSSYACDIYSDVLIDVIVDTFTVDEPTTSQAAPIENFSFDILTPLHELINCDIYVSLDGNDLNSGYSAEEPLLTISLATSIIQADSLNLHTVWIAEGTYSPSTNRDFFPIGVPENITISGASMENTILDADSTAGVLSFVESNNSGANNLTITHGRATYGGGIHCDYSSPLLEDLIIENNIYLFTYSQGGGIFCGHNSNPVINNVIIRNNTTLLGGGICCEFSSNPLISNVIIDNNRALGDGGGIYLRSSSCPSLSNVTITNNTSDEFGGGIYALSPPALMENVSIRNNQCSSYGGGIYLQEGSLLLSGVNITNNRGGAGGGFYIASMATPVFDPENRCNIYLNNSIERDNGCDLFYFAYEDIIQVIVDTFTVMNPTDFHACPCNMFSFDIQNVVYEQIDSDLYVSPDGDNSNSGINAEEPFKTILHASMVMQASSDNPHNIYLAEGTYSPLTNEEYFPVSLPSYVSLTGESQQTTILDALGFAGVIALDNADSVSISDITICNGEAENGGGIKSFSSTLSLHNVLIQGNSAEDTGGGIDISYGGSLQLSNVTLTNNSADRGGAIFSYHADTNNLINATITNNFANQGGGIYSYRSDFNLVNSILWGDGPIIFSSSWIPSILMIAHTDLQGGYENIVTIEECIIDWLDGNIDSDPMFTFPGTDFSLLEDSPCIDAGTAYFEYEGEVLVDLDESEYFGSAPDMGAWEYYPVDSGEECIPNTGLALNNYPNPFNPETQLVFNLPEDEHVKLAVYNLKGQRVKTLVDEVMAAGENKIIWDGRNKTGQPVGSGVYLVKLLSEKEKVIKKIMLMK from the coding sequence ATGAAAAAAGGTTTATTTTTTTTAATTATTATGAGCGGATTATTTCTGCTTGCTGAGACGATTTATGTCCCTGATGATTACCCTGCAATTCAGGAAGCTATTAATGCATCTGAAGATAGTGACCTTGTACTAGTCTCTCCTGGAACTTATTTTGAGAATATAAGCTTCTTTGGTAAGGCAATAACTGTGGCTTCTTTGTATTATACAACCCAGGAACCTGGTTATATATCGGATACTGTTATCAATGGTGGTGGAGCAAGTCATGTAGTATGTTTTGAAAATGGCGAAACACCAGAATCGGTTTTAACGGGTTTTACTATAACAAATGGAAATGCTTCCTGTGGTGGAGGAATTCATTGCGAATATTCCAGTCCAGTTATCACTGATCTAATCATCACTGGTAATAGTGCCGATACCTATATGGGTGGGGGTATTCATATAATCAATGATAGTAATGTCCAGATAGAAAACGTAGTCATAGAAAATAATTTTGCGGATCATGAAGGTGGAGGGATTTATATCAATAATAATTGTGAGGTTAATCTGGTAGGAGTTACTATCAGAGATAATGATGCCTACTGGTTTGGCGGGGGAATCAAGATCAGCAACAGCAGTCTGCATTTGGAAGATGTAAATATTCAGGGGAATTTTGCTCCAGAAAAAGGTGGGGGTATCTGCTGTTATGCAGAAACCGAACTTACCTTTAGTACTGATAACCGCAGCAGTGTTTTTAACAATCACAGCAGCTATGCGTGTGATATCTATTCTGATGTGCTAATAGATGTGATAGTGGATACATTCACTGTAGATGAACCTACCACAAGTCAGGCAGCACCGATCGAGAATTTCAGTTTTGATATATTAACTCCCTTACATGAATTGATAAATTGTGACATCTATGTATCACTTGATGGAAATGACCTTAATAGTGGGTATAGTGCAGAAGAGCCTCTGTTGACAATTTCACTTGCCACCTCGATCATTCAGGCAGACAGCCTTAATCTGCACACTGTCTGGATCGCTGAGGGCACCTATTCACCTTCTACTAATAGAGATTTTTTCCCTATTGGGGTACCTGAAAATATAACAATATCTGGTGCTTCTATGGAAAATACAATACTTGATGCCGACAGCACTGCGGGAGTACTTAGTTTTGTGGAATCTAATAATAGTGGAGCAAATAACCTGACGATTACCCACGGTCGAGCTACTTATGGTGGGGGTATTCACTGTGATTATTCCTCTCCGCTTCTGGAAGACCTGATCATAGAAAATAATATTTACCTGTTTACATATTCACAGGGAGGTGGAATTTTTTGCGGCCATAATTCAAATCCCGTGATCAATAATGTAATTATCAGAAATAATACAACCCTTCTTGGAGGAGGGATTTGTTGCGAGTTTTCCTCTAACCCGCTGATCAGCAACGTGATCATTGATAACAATCGTGCTCTGGGAGATGGCGGAGGTATATATTTACGCTCTTCATCTTGCCCTTCTCTTTCTAATGTCACAATCACTAACAATACCTCTGATGAGTTTGGTGGTGGGATATATGCCCTCAGTCCACCTGCTCTGATGGAAAATGTGAGCATTAGAAATAATCAATGCTCCTCATATGGGGGTGGAATTTATCTTCAAGAAGGTAGTCTCCTATTGTCAGGAGTGAACATAACTAATAACCGGGGAGGTGCGGGAGGAGGTTTCTATATAGCATCGATGGCAACTCCAGTTTTTGATCCTGAAAACCGCTGTAATATCTATTTGAATAACTCTATAGAACGGGATAACGGCTGCGATTTATTCTATTTTGCCTATGAAGATATAATCCAGGTAATAGTTGATACTTTCACAGTCATGAACCCTACTGATTTTCATGCCTGCCCTTGCAACATGTTTAGTTTTGATATCCAGAATGTAGTATATGAACAGATAGACAGTGATCTTTATGTATCACCTGATGGGGATAATTCAAATAGCGGTATTAATGCAGAAGAACCCTTTAAAACAATATTGCATGCTTCCATGGTAATGCAGGCAAGTTCTGACAATCCTCACAATATTTATCTGGCAGAGGGCACATATAGTCCCCTTACCAATGAAGAATATTTTCCAGTGAGTTTACCCAGTTATGTATCATTAACAGGTGAAAGTCAGCAAACTACTATTTTAGACGCTTTGGGTTTTGCCGGGGTAATAGCTCTTGATAATGCAGACAGTGTAAGTATCTCTGATATCACTATTTGCAATGGTGAAGCAGAAAATGGGGGCGGCATTAAGAGCTTTTCGTCAACACTCAGTTTGCACAATGTGCTTATACAAGGAAATAGTGCAGAAGATACTGGTGGTGGAATTGATATCAGCTATGGAGGATCACTCCAACTTAGTAATGTGACTCTAACCAATAACTCCGCAGATAGAGGGGGCGCGATATTCAGCTACCACGCTGATACCAATAATCTTATAAATGCTACAATTACTAATAATTTTGCTAATCAAGGCGGAGGTATTTACAGCTATCGTTCTGATTTTAATCTGGTTAATAGTATATTATGGGGTGATGGACCTATTATATTTTCTTCAAGCTGGATACCATCAATTCTGATGATCGCTCACACTGACCTGCAAGGTGGTTATGAAAATATAGTGACTATTGAGGAATGCATAATTGACTGGCTCGATGGAAATATTGATAGTGATCCCATGTTCACATTTCCCGGAACAGATTTTTCTCTTTTAGAAGATTCTCCCTGTATTGATGCTGGAACAGCCTACTTTGAATATGAAGGCGAAGTGTTAGTTGATCTGGATGAGAGCGAGTATTTTGGTTCTGCACCTGATATGGGGGCCTGGGAATATTATCCGGTTGATAGTGGAGAAGAATGTATCCCGAATACAGGTCTTGCACTTAATAATTATCCTAATCCTTTTAATCCAGAGACACAATTGGTATTCAACCTACCAGAGGATGAACACGTTAAATTAGCAGTTTACAATTTGAAAGGTCAACGAGTGAAGACGCTTGTGGATGAAGTTATGGCAGCAGGGGAGAATAAAATAATCTGGGATGGCAGAAATAAGACTGGGCAACCTGTAGGTTCTGGTGTCTATCTGGTAAAACTGCTAAGTGAAAAAGAGAAAGTAATAAAGAAGATAATGTTGATGAAATAA
- a CDS encoding sodium-translocating pyrophosphatase, translating into MSIPIMWYIAPVSAVVALLFAWYFFNNVKKQDPGTERMQEIAGYVREGAFAYLKQQYKAVSIFFVIAFVVFNLMAHLLHVLHWLVPLAFLTGGFFSGLAGYIGMNTATMASNRTTAACRTSLNKGLQIAFRAGAVMGLVVVGLALIDISIWFFVLKKVNMELHTITVIMLSFGMGASTQALFARLGGGIFTKAADVGADLVGKVEAGIPEDDPRNPATIADNVGDNVGDVAGMGADLYESYCGSILATAALGMSAYLQAIKMKPEILPQAAMQMVTAPMILAGIGILLSIIGVFLVRSKENAGPKELMAALNKSVYGSSILIVIAAYFVTKFILPSDVISTTGVFFSVVIGLAAGILIGYFSERSTSDHYKPTKQIVEQSKYGPATVIIEGIAVGLESAAMPLIIIGIAIISAFTICGGFSEGIEFGLYGIGFGAVGMLATLGVTLATDAFGPIADNAGGNAEMSGLPPEVRKKTDALDSVGNTTAATGKGFAIGSAALTAMALMAAYLEEVRIGLQMQDIPDLVINYSDKLKETVPVATASIANFISYYEVNLMNPRFLVGIFLGTMAVFLFSSMTMRSVGKAAGVMVAEVRRQFKEIPGILEGKATPDYKRCVMISTVGAQKEMVAPAMVGIFTPVIVGVILGVAGVLGVLTGGLVAGFALACMMNNAGGAWDNAKKFIETGQKGGKGSDAHKACVVGDTVGDPFKDTTGPSINILIKLMSMVSIVFAGLIVAVSPHVQAWLGIVKQF; encoded by the coding sequence ATGAGTATTCCGATTATGTGGTATATTGCACCAGTAAGTGCAGTAGTGGCTTTATTATTTGCCTGGTATTTCTTTAATAATGTAAAGAAACAGGATCCGGGAACAGAACGGATGCAGGAGATAGCGGGTTATGTACGCGAAGGTGCTTTTGCCTATCTTAAGCAGCAGTATAAAGCTGTAAGTATCTTTTTTGTTATAGCCTTTGTGGTATTTAATCTCATGGCTCATCTGCTGCACGTGCTGCACTGGTTAGTGCCTTTGGCATTTTTAACTGGTGGTTTCTTTAGCGGACTGGCAGGATATATTGGCATGAATACCGCAACAATGGCATCAAACAGAACAACAGCAGCGTGCAGAACCAGCCTTAATAAGGGCTTGCAGATTGCTTTCCGCGCTGGCGCTGTGATGGGATTAGTGGTTGTGGGACTCGCATTGATCGATATTTCCATCTGGTTCTTTGTCCTTAAGAAAGTAAATATGGAATTACATACCATCACGGTAATCATGCTTTCATTTGGTATGGGTGCATCCACACAGGCATTATTTGCCCGTTTAGGTGGAGGAATCTTTACGAAAGCAGCCGATGTTGGTGCTGATCTCGTGGGTAAAGTGGAAGCCGGAATCCCGGAAGATGATCCACGTAATCCTGCAACTATTGCCGATAACGTAGGTGACAATGTGGGTGACGTAGCCGGAATGGGTGCCGATCTTTATGAATCATATTGCGGTTCAATATTGGCAACAGCAGCTCTTGGAATGTCAGCTTATCTTCAAGCAATAAAGATGAAGCCCGAAATCTTACCCCAAGCAGCAATGCAGATGGTAACAGCTCCTATGATATTGGCAGGAATCGGAATCCTGCTTTCAATAATTGGTGTATTCCTGGTTCGCTCAAAAGAAAATGCCGGACCAAAAGAACTTATGGCAGCTTTGAATAAGAGCGTTTATGGCAGTTCAATCCTTATCGTGATTGCCGCATATTTCGTAACAAAATTTATCCTTCCCTCAGATGTTATCAGCACAACCGGTGTATTCTTCTCAGTTGTGATCGGACTGGCTGCCGGTATTTTGATCGGATATTTCTCGGAACGCTCTACTTCTGATCATTATAAACCGACTAAACAAATTGTGGAACAGTCAAAATATGGACCGGCAACCGTAATTATTGAAGGGATTGCAGTAGGACTTGAAAGTGCCGCAATGCCGCTTATAATCATCGGTATCGCGATTATTTCCGCATTTACAATTTGTGGTGGATTTTCAGAAGGAATCGAATTTGGACTTTATGGCATCGGATTTGGCGCTGTGGGTATGCTGGCAACATTGGGCGTAACACTGGCAACTGATGCCTTTGGACCTATTGCCGATAATGCGGGTGGTAATGCAGAAATGTCAGGACTTCCCCCTGAAGTACGTAAGAAAACTGATGCACTGGATTCTGTAGGTAACACAACTGCTGCTACCGGAAAAGGCTTTGCTATCGGAAGTGCTGCCCTCACGGCAATGGCACTTATGGCTGCCTATCTGGAAGAAGTAAGGATCGGATTACAAATGCAGGATATACCTGACCTGGTGATAAATTACAGTGATAAACTTAAAGAAACCGTACCAGTAGCTACTGCTTCGATTGCAAATTTCATTTCTTATTATGAAGTTAACCTGATGAACCCGCGTTTTCTTGTGGGTATATTCTTAGGAACAATGGCTGTATTCCTCTTTTCATCAATGACCATGCGCAGTGTGGGAAAAGCTGCGGGAGTTATGGTGGCAGAAGTTAGACGCCAGTTCAAAGAAATCCCGGGAATCCTGGAAGGAAAAGCAACACCAGATTATAAGAGATGCGTAATGATCTCAACCGTGGGAGCTCAGAAAGAAATGGTTGCTCCGGCAATGGTAGGAATTTTTACACCAGTTATCGTAGGTGTGATCTTGGGAGTTGCAGGAGTACTTGGTGTACTCACTGGCGGACTCGTAGCAGGATTTGCTCTTGCCTGCATGATGAATAACGCTGGTGGTGCCTGGGATAATGCCAAGAAATTCATTGAAACCGGACAGAAAGGCGGAAAGGGCTCAGATGCTCATAAAGCTTGCGTTGTAGGTGATACAGTTGGCGATCCCTTCAAAGATACTACAGGACCTTCTATCAATATCCTGATCAAGCTTATGAGTATGGTAAGTATCGTGTTTGCCGGATTGATCGTGGCTGTAAGTCCTCATGTTCAGGCATGGCTGGGGATTGTGAAGCAATTTTGA
- a CDS encoding YkvA family protein: protein MSEDERIEIAKSKINEEFVTKGAEKITTDDVERVISKSEKILEMFRKIPVLGRYLEDILVMLQMLTDYIKGKYKEVPWWVIASVTFALVYLLSPIDVIPDFIPVIGYIDDAFVIGICLLLIENDLQAYREWRFNNGS, encoded by the coding sequence ATGTCAGAAGATGAAAGGATTGAAATTGCTAAAAGCAAAATTAATGAAGAATTTGTTACCAAGGGAGCCGAAAAGATTACGACTGATGACGTAGAAAGAGTAATCTCGAAATCAGAAAAGATTTTAGAAATGTTTAGGAAAATACCTGTATTGGGAAGGTATCTTGAGGATATTTTAGTGATGTTGCAGATGCTGACAGATTATATTAAGGGGAAATATAAAGAAGTCCCCTGGTGGGTAATTGCTTCGGTTACATTTGCTTTAGTCTATCTACTTAGCCCCATTGACGTGATACCAGATTTTATTCCCGTAATCGGTTACATTGATGATGCCTTTGTGATTGGAATATGTCTCCTTCTAATAGAGAATGATTTACAGGCATATCGTGAATGGAGGTTTAATAATGGCTCGTAA
- a CDS encoding transposase, which produces MSKLKYKEFYRNNLPHYQPEGAVFAISFRLAFSLPRIILAQLKAEKTEFDKISEQLSGKEKENYTFEFKRKYFEEFDNFIDKYQSNADWLRNVEISEIVKNSVLFLDKKKYLLHCLTIMPNHLHLILEPAMKAECRFPIAEIMHSLKGFTARECNKKLCRKGQFWQHGHYDHMIRDDDDYNYQFNYIKNNPVKAGLVKYWEEWKYFVDQSSLIDFL; this is translated from the coding sequence ATGTCAAAACTAAAATATAAGGAATTTTATCGTAATAATTTACCTCATTATCAACCTGAAGGTGCAGTATTTGCAATTTCTTTCAGATTAGCATTTAGTCTTCCGAGAATTATATTAGCACAATTGAAAGCAGAAAAAACAGAATTTGATAAAATTTCTGAGCAACTATCAGGAAAAGAAAAAGAGAATTACACCTTTGAGTTTAAACGAAAATATTTTGAAGAGTTTGACAACTTTATTGATAAATATCAAAGTAATGCTGATTGGCTGAGGAATGTTGAAATATCGGAAATCGTGAAAAATTCTGTCTTATTCCTCGATAAGAAAAAGTATCTGCTCCACTGTTTAACTATCATGCCTAATCATCTGCATTTGATATTAGAACCTGCTATGAAAGCTGAATGCCGGTTTCCCATTGCAGAAATTATGCATTCTTTAAAAGGTTTCACGGCCAGAGAATGCAATAAGAAATTGTGCAGGAAAGGACAATTCTGGCAGCATGGACATTATGATCACATGATTCGTGATGATGATGATTATAATTATCAGTTCAACTATATAAAGAATAATCCGGTAAAAGCCGGACTTGTAAAGTATTGGGAAGAATGGAAATACTTCGTAGATCAATCGTCCCTGATTGATTTCTTGTAA
- a CDS encoding right-handed parallel beta-helix repeat-containing protein — MKQILTWIFIISQLFLLAETIYVPDDYPAIQEAINESEDGDQVIVSPGTYTECINFLGKTITVASLFYTTQDTSYISQTVIDAFYNDSVVTFCNSETSTSVLSGFTLINGFSSLGGGIYCLEASPMLDHLTIYNCSANSYSGGGIYCESCNSIQMESLIIYNNTATMWGGGIFMNDCSNAALSNSEIRNNSSSYTGGGMQCLVSTMELENVIISDNLSGCHGGGIYAQNCDIITMQNCEVISNNVYIDHFYSSGGGVCFIEEGELVLDHVEILNNTAINGGGLYLGHYPVTEVTMDSVVIAGNSARISGGGIYSHNANLHITNSEIRDNVSDKGGGITFMGNQNAYLEDVMIANNRSFTLGGGIYIWDSYALLAGVTITENQAELGGGIFFRNSNPDFSITNLCSIYLNNIGLRGNGNELYSQEYVNIAIDTFTVLEPSSYHITDLSNFDISIQNGIIEQISADLYVSPDGDNMNSGLSAEEPLKTIYYACNCLLPQNDETSIIHLANGNYSYYSNGESFPVNLPDNVFLEGESQQNVILDATGSNSVMTFYNTNNCQVSRVTLQGGCDIRGGGVYLENSSPVFREVTLRNNTATESGGGMYCDGTSSPRLEKVTLINNTSTEKGGGIACISLCHPQLVNVTMANNQALMGGGIYCEEENYPVLVNSILWNNLPEQVYFATNQNLDNYITIAYSDIEGGQEEIVTNDGGFVNWLAGNLNTNPDFVNPETDYNLTNNSPCLNAGIAYFEYEGEVLVDMDESEYFGSAPDMGAWEYYPVENVEECIPNTGLALSNYPNPFNPETKIYYTTSDDTQITEIAIYNLKGRKVKTLIKDKVSEGEHTVFWNGEDESGKQCASGIFFCRISNGADVKVNKITLLK, encoded by the coding sequence ATGAAGCAGATACTAACATGGATATTTATTATTAGTCAATTATTTCTGCTGGCAGAGACGATCTATGTACCTGATGATTATCCTGCTATTCAGGAAGCAATTAATGAGTCTGAAGATGGTGATCAGGTTATTGTATCTCCTGGCACATATACTGAATGTATTAATTTCCTCGGTAAAACGATAACAGTAGCTTCTTTATTTTATACTACTCAAGACACCAGTTATATTTCACAAACTGTGATAGATGCTTTTTACAACGATAGCGTAGTAACATTCTGCAATTCAGAAACTTCAACTTCAGTTTTAAGCGGTTTCACACTGATCAATGGCTTTAGCAGTTTAGGTGGTGGAATCTACTGCCTGGAAGCAAGCCCCATGCTTGATCATCTAACGATTTATAACTGTAGTGCGAACTCTTATTCAGGTGGTGGTATTTACTGCGAGAGCTGTAATTCAATCCAGATGGAGAGCTTGATTATCTATAATAATACAGCTACAATGTGGGGCGGTGGAATATTCATGAATGACTGTTCTAATGCAGCTCTCAGCAATTCAGAGATCAGGAATAACAGCAGTTCTTATACTGGCGGAGGAATGCAATGTTTAGTCTCAACCATGGAATTAGAGAACGTTATAATCTCAGATAATCTATCCGGGTGTCACGGTGGAGGAATATATGCTCAGAACTGTGACATTATCACTATGCAAAATTGCGAAGTAATAAGTAATAATGTTTATATTGATCATTTTTATTCATCTGGCGGCGGTGTGTGTTTCATTGAAGAAGGTGAACTGGTTTTGGATCATGTGGAAATATTGAATAATACTGCCATTAATGGGGGTGGATTATATCTTGGGCACTATCCAGTTACAGAAGTGACTATGGACAGTGTAGTGATAGCTGGTAATTCTGCCCGAATAAGTGGTGGCGGTATATATAGCCATAATGCTAATTTGCACATAACCAATTCTGAAATCAGAGATAATGTAAGTGATAAAGGCGGAGGGATCACATTTATGGGAAACCAGAACGCCTATCTGGAAGATGTGATGATAGCTAATAATAGAAGTTTTACTCTCGGAGGTGGAATTTATATTTGGGATTCATACGCCCTGCTGGCTGGCGTGACAATAACTGAGAACCAGGCAGAACTGGGAGGAGGAATATTTTTCCGAAACTCTAATCCGGATTTCAGCATTACAAACCTTTGTAGTATCTATCTGAATAACATAGGATTACGCGGTAATGGTAATGAACTATATTCCCAGGAATACGTGAATATCGCTATTGATACATTTACGGTTTTAGAGCCCAGCAGCTATCACATTACTGATCTAAGTAATTTTGATATCTCAATTCAAAATGGTATAATAGAACAGATAAGTGCAGACCTTTATGTATCTCCTGATGGTGATAATATGAATAGCGGATTATCAGCAGAAGAACCATTGAAAACAATATATTATGCCTGCAACTGCCTTTTGCCCCAAAATGATGAAACATCAATTATTCATCTGGCAAATGGGAATTACAGTTATTATTCTAATGGTGAGAGTTTCCCGGTTAATCTGCCTGATAATGTGTTCTTAGAAGGCGAATCCCAGCAGAATGTTATCCTTGATGCCACTGGCAGTAATAGTGTAATGACCTTTTACAATACTAATAACTGCCAGGTTAGCAGAGTGACTCTTCAAGGTGGATGTGATATCAGGGGTGGTGGAGTTTATCTGGAAAATTCCAGTCCGGTTTTCAGGGAAGTAACGCTTAGAAATAATACTGCCACGGAATCTGGGGGCGGGATGTATTGTGATGGGACGTCATCCCCACGTCTGGAAAAAGTTACTCTTATAAACAATACCAGCACGGAAAAAGGAGGAGGTATTGCCTGTATTTCCCTCTGCCATCCGCAATTAGTGAATGTTACCATGGCAAACAATCAGGCATTAATGGGCGGAGGAATTTATTGTGAAGAGGAAAACTATCCTGTTCTGGTAAACAGTATTTTATGGAATAATCTTCCTGAGCAAGTCTATTTTGCTACTAATCAAAATTTAGATAACTACATCACCATTGCCTATTCGGATATCGAAGGAGGTCAGGAAGAGATCGTGACTAACGACGGCGGATTTGTAAACTGGCTGGCAGGAAATCTCAACACCAATCCGGACTTTGTAAATCCAGAAACAGATTATAATCTAACGAATAACTCTCCCTGCCTAAATGCAGGCATAGCCTATTTTGAATATGAAGGTGAAGTATTGGTTGACATGGATGAGAGCGAGTATTTTGGTTCTGCACCTGATATGGGTGCCTGGGAATATTATCCAGTTGAAAATGTAGAAGAATGTATCCCGAATACTGGTCTTGCACTTAGTAATTATCCCAATCCTTTTAATCCGGAGACAAAGATATATTACACAACGTCAGATGACACGCAGATAACTGAAATCGCTATTTACAATTTGAAAGGGAGAAAAGTGAAAACTCTTATTAAGGATAAGGTCAGTGAAGGAGAACATACTGTTTTCTGGAATGGAGAAGATGAATCTGGCAAGCAATGTGCCAGTGGGATATTCTTTTGCAGAATTTCTAATGGAGCAGATGTAAAAGTGAATAAGATTACTTTGTTGAAGTAG
- a CDS encoding helix-turn-helix transcriptional regulator, translating to MSPEKLKNFRLEMNLTRKNLAAMLEVSEATIVRWEDEHKGKEPLEMKEQDSLLLETLAWLYEKATKTKEIKEGTILYSLILMLSGSTKHLKYLENRFIFWRMFNLSSTSIIAYNVMTPSILIQLLMHLFMSKKNKSIEKYIELYTEYGKTYGVRALLCIAGKIKLAEQREIPIK from the coding sequence TTGAGTCCTGAAAAATTAAAGAATTTTAGATTAGAGATGAATCTTACAAGAAAGAACCTGGCAGCTATGCTGGAAGTGAGTGAAGCAACAATTGTCCGCTGGGAAGATGAACATAAAGGAAAAGAGCCTTTGGAAATGAAGGAACAAGACAGTTTGCTTCTAGAAACATTAGCCTGGCTGTACGAAAAAGCAACTAAAACCAAAGAAATTAAAGAAGGAACTATACTTTATAGTTTGATATTAATGCTATCAGGCAGTACAAAACATCTGAAGTATTTGGAAAATAGGTTTATATTCTGGAGAATGTTTAACTTATCATCAACATCAATAATAGCATATAATGTTATGACTCCCAGTATATTAATCCAACTTTTAATGCATCTATTTATGAGTAAAAAGAATAAGTCAATTGAGAAATATATTGAATTATACACTGAATACGGAAAGACTTATGGAGTGAGAGCCTTGCTATGTATTGCCGGTAAAATAAAGCTGGCAGAACAAAGGGAAATACCTATTAAATAG